A region of Toxorhynchites rutilus septentrionalis strain SRP chromosome 1, ASM2978413v1, whole genome shotgun sequence DNA encodes the following proteins:
- the LOC129762073 gene encoding uncharacterized protein LOC129762073 yields MSLPDKAQVPEYFNQNLIKRSLVSGLNNDDIIVNEFQISPATSAGDNYMSDVFRIAVKYRDESDTDEVKQISLIVKCMPDSGNRGPIIEELIVYEKEAEMFINVVPKLSKIVGDEFFAAKCYHATRDPERMLVFHDLKSLNYTMANRHAGLDFDHCALIMRKIGKFHAASMRYVEQNMDVIDTYFYFNMFKSDADKTLDCINIVFEKGLATLIDVAEEWPDFDPSTLAKMKKLLPVYVSKLEECMTQKFDDGFKVLNHGDLWCNNMLFKYNAPSGTVEDVVFVDYQMSFYSSPGIDLNYVISNCPDRETRNRTDELIEIYYQSLSEILKQIEYHSIPTLGDVYREIERMEFFALVSVVTILPIVMMEKTDSFEANFESMVNEEIAAEAR; encoded by the exons ATGTCGCTTCCAGACAAGGCACAAGTACCGGAATACTTCAACCAGAATCTGATCAAAAGATCACTCGTCAGTGGTTTAAACAATGATGATATTATAGTGaacgaatttcaaatttcaccaGCGACCTCAGCCGGGGACAATTACATGAGTGATGTGTTCCGAATCGCAGTCAAATACCG AGATGAATCGGATACGGATGAGGTCAAACAAATTTCGCTGATTGTGAAATGTATGCCCGACAGTGGAAACCGGGGACCGATCATTGAGGAATTGATAGTGTACGAAAAGGAAGCGGAAATGTTCATCAATGTGGTGCCTAAACTGTCGAAAATAGTGGGCGATGAATTCTTCGCTGCCAA ATGTTATCACGCTACGCGTGATCCGGAGAGGATGCTGGTGTTCCACGACCTGAAATCTCTAAACTACACCATGGCGAATCGTCACGCCGGTCTCGATTTCGACCATTGTGCACTTATTATGAGGAAGATTGGCAAATTCCACGCGGCCTCGATGCGTTACGTTGAGCAAAATATGGACGTGATAGACACGTACTTCTACTTCAACATGTTCAAATCGGATGCCGACAAAACACTCGACTGTATCAACATTGTTTTCGAAAAGGGCCTCGCTACCTTGATCGATGTTGCCGAGGAGTGGCCCGATTTCGATCCGAGCACTTTGGCGAAAATGAAAAAGCTGTTACCGGTGTATGTGTCTAAGCTGGAAGAATGTATGACCCAAAAATTTGACGATGGTTTCAAAGTATTGAACCATGGTGATCTATGGTGTAACAACATGCTGTTCAAATATAACGCGCCCTCCGGAACGGTTGAAGATGTTGTTTTTGTAGACTACCAAATGAGCTTCTATTCCAGTCCGGGAATTGATCTCAACTACGTAATATCAAACTGTCCCGATCGGgaaactcgtaatcgtaccgACGAGCTAATTGAGATCTACTATCAGTCACTGAGCGAAATCTTGAAGCAAATTGAGTACCACTCGATACCAACACTTGGGGATGTTTATCGAGAAATCGAACGAATGGAATTTTTTGCCCTCGTTTCGGTTGTCACCATACTGCCGATCGTAATGATGGAAAAAACCGACTCATTTGAGGCCAATTTCGAGTCCATGGTTAATGAAGAGATTGCAGCGGAAGCTAGGTAA